The nucleotide sequence GAACCCGACGGCTGAGATGATAGCATCCCACATACACAGAAGGCTGCGCGAGGAGCTGAACATTAGCGGTGTATCTGAGAGGGCCTCGCTGATCTCAGTCAGGCTCTGGGAGGGGCGTGACAAGTGGGTGATGGTGGATGAGTAAAGCTGTGTGTCTCTGCTCCGGCGGCCTGGACTCGACCGTCGCCGCGACGATCGCGCGCAGATCCGGCATGGATGTGTATCTCATACACGTGAGTTATGGCCAGCAGGCGGAGCTGAGGGAGATAGAAGCGGTCAGGAGGATCGCAGGTGCGATCGGCGCATCCGATCTGATGCTCTCCACACTGGATCTCTTCAGGGGCCTCTCGGCGCTGACGACACCATGCGCCAGAATACCGCAGGGAGTGGAGGTCTCGCTAGATTCTTATTCCACACCGCCGACGTGGGTTTACTGCCGGAACACCGTGCTGCTCTCGATGGCTGCCGCATACGCTGAATATCTGGGAGCTGAGAGCATCTACGTCGGGTTCAACGCAGAGGAAGCGATGTCGTATCCTGATAACAGGCCCGAGTTCGTGGAGCGCTTCAACGCGCTTCTTGAAAGAGCGGTTGCGTCCTTCAGCCGGCCGCCGAAGGTTGTGGCGCCGCTTGTGGATATGAGAAAGAATGAGATCGTGCGTCTCGGCACCGAGATAAAAGCCCCTCTGGAGCTCACCTGGTCCTGCTATCTCGATGGGGAGATCCACTGCGGCACATGTG is from Methanothrix sp. and encodes:
- the queC gene encoding 7-cyano-7-deazaguanine synthase QueC — encoded protein: MSKAVCLCSGGLDSTVAATIARRSGMDVYLIHVSYGQQAELREIEAVRRIAGAIGASDLMLSTLDLFRGLSALTTPCARIPQGVEVSLDSYSTPPTWVYCRNTVLLSMAAAYAEYLGAESIYVGFNAEEAMSYPDNRPEFVERFNALLERAVASFSRPPKVVAPLVDMRKNEIVRLGTEIKAPLELTWSCYLDGEIHCGTCESCQHRRRGFVEAGVPDPTEYLH